The window AAAACCGAGATTTCGAGATCGTCCCCGCTAAGGAGGTGCTCCCGGCGGACAGCGAGTTGCGTAACTACTCCGAGTACCTCTTCCCGCCCTTCGGACCGCACATTGACTGGCCGCAGCGCTTCGGCGACTCGGGGTTCTGGACCTTCGACGCCGGGCAGAGCGCGCTGCGGCTCGATGCGCTGGGTGTGAGCGTGGGCGTCTCGAACGAGAACTTGTGGTGGGGCCCCGCACTGCGGAATCCCCTCCTGCTCAGCAACAGCGGGCCCGGATTCGCCCATGCCTTCGCCGGCACGTCCCGGCCGTGGAATATCCGGGTGGGCGAAGTTGAGGCGGAAGCCTTCTGGGGACGGGTGAGCGAATCAGACTACTTCGATGCCCAGGCCGGAAACGACCACCGGCTCTTCACTGGGATGATCTTCAGTTTCCAGCCTCGCCGGCCCCGGGGCCTCTTCCTGAGCGCCGCCCGGATGTACCTGTTAACGATTCCCCCGGACGGCCTCGGCCCGGTCGAATATCTGCTCAAGCCCTACCGCGGCATCGCCCCGGTGGACACCTTGAATGATCAGCTTATAGCTCTTTCCGCTCGCTGGGTCTTCCCAGAAAGCAGTTTCGAGGCTTACGCTGAGTGGGCGCGCGAAGATACCTGGGCTGACGTGGAAGATCTGCTGGGCGAGCCCAACCACAGCCAGGCCTATACAGTGGGGTTCCAGAAGCTCTTGCGCGCGGGGCCGAGGAATCTGCGGCTCTACGGAGAGATGACGCATCTCCAGAGCTCGAGCAGCTTCCGCAGCGGTCGCCAGCAGGTCAGCTTTTACATCCACTCTCTGGTCAGACAGGGGTACACGCACCGCGGGCAGTTGCTGGGCGCCGCGATTGGTCCGGGCGCCAACAGCCAGACGTTGGGCATAGACCTGCTGACTCGTCGGGGTCGTCTCGGACTTTTTGCCAGTCAGACCGTGTACAGCATGGACGCCTACTTCAAGACCTGGGTTCAGAACGACGCCGCTCGGGGGCGCGACGGCCGTGACCAGGCGGTGAGCACGGGGATGCGCCACACCGTGTTCCTGGGAAGCTTCGACCTGGATTGGCAAGCCAGTTATGAGCGACGCCGGAACCGCAATTTCTCGGGCTTACGCGCCGGACAGTGGGACCCTAGCGAGGAGGGGAACTGGACGGTGGCACTTCGTCTCACCTGGCACCCGGAGGCTGCCATCGCACTGCGCCGGGGCCGGTCCGCGGATTTGCCTGTCAAGGGGAACCAGGTACCCGAGTGAAGGATCTTCTGTTTGCGTCGGTGAGACCCAGCCGGAAACGCCGCCGCACTTGCGGGCTCATCGCCTCAGCTTGCCAGGCTTGCCTGCTGGCGGCCCTGCCTGGTGCAGCTCCGGGGCAGCAGGGCGACAGCGATCGTGCCGCGCCCGCGGCCTGCGCACGCACGCCGTTCCTGGCGCTGGCGGGCGTGAACGAGGGGGCAGGCGATCTGGACCGCGTGGCGGAGCTCGCCGGACAGATGCCCGTTCGCTCGCGCATGATCCGCCGGCCCTCGTCCGACCGCGCGCTGCCACCATGTGAGCGCGCCTCTGGCCTCCCCGGGCAGCGCCGGCACGCGTCCGGCAATGCTCACCGCGCCGTCCAGATCGAGCTGCTGCCCCTCACCTGGGCCAATGCCCTGAACAGCGCCTACCCGATAGCGCAGAACAACGGCGCAGTCTGGACGGGCCGGGGCGTGACTAGCAGTATCCGTGGCGGCGCAATCTTGCGCTGGTGGCGGGTATCCGCCACCCTGGCGCCGGTCCTCGCCTATCAGCAAAACAGTGCGTTCCGCACCCTTCCCGTGGCCGAGCCCGGCCACTCCCGCTTCATCTACCCGTGGCACGCGCCGACCATCGATTGGCCGCAGCGATTCGGGGAGGCCGGCTTTTGGACGGTCGACGCTGGACAAAGCACTCTCCGCGTCGATGCGTTCGGCGCCATGTTGGGGCTGTCCAACGAGAGCCTCTGGTGGGGGCCCGCACTGCGGAACCCCATTCTGCTGAGCAACAACGCGCCCGGCTTCCCTCACTTCTTTGCGGGCACATCCCGGCCCCTGGATGTCCGCGTCGGTCACCTGCAGGCAGAAGCTTTTTGGGGGCGCCTGAGCGAATCCGATTACTTTGATGCAGATGCCGGAAACGACCAACGCCTTTGGGCCGGATTCATTGCCGATTTTCAGCCGCGCTGGCTGCCCGGCCTCTTCCTGAGTGCCGCCCGAGTCTACCTCCGCAACGTTCCCCCGCAGGGCTTCGGCCTCCTCGATTACCTGCTGGAGCCCTACCGCAACCTGGCGCCGACGGACACGGTGGACACCCAGATGCTCGCCATCTCCGCACGCTGGGTGCTGCCCGGAAGCGGCTTCGAGCTCTACGCCGAATGGGTGCCGGGGGAATTCCACTGGGACGGCAGCGATGAGGGCCGGGAAACCGATCGCGACCCCGCGTACACGCTGGGCTTCCAGAAGTTGGCCTCGAGCGGTTCGCGCTGGGTTCGCGTCTATGGCGAGCTCACGAATCTCCAGAACTCGCTCAGCTTTCGAAATGGGAAACCCACCGCCACCTATTACACGCACCCGTCGATCCGGCAGGGCTACACCCATCGAGGGCAGATCCTGGGGGCCGCGATCGGCCCCGGCTCGGAGTCTCAGATCCTGGGCGCTGACGTGCTCACTGGCTGGGGTCGGCTCGGGCTGTACGGGCAGCGGGTGGGCTACGACGATGACGCCTATCACGAGACCTGGGCTGAAAACTACGGGTTCCACGGCCACGACGTTGCTGTGACTTTCGGAGTGCATCAGCTCTTTTTCCTGCGCCAGTTCGACCTCGGCTGGGAAACTAACCTGACCAGGCGCCGGAACCGCAACTTTATCAGTCTGGATGGTGTGAACTGGAACTTCCGCAAGGATTGGAATTGGGGCCTTCGGCTTCTCCTGAGCTGGCGTCCATTTTCGTCCCGGCCCTCCCTGGCGGCTCAGCAGTCGCCGGAGCGCGAACTCGGCCGGCGGGACGTGCCTTGAACAGCTCGCGCAAACTTCGGTCAGCGGCCCTGGACGGGCGCTGGTATTGTCCGGGTTACGTAACCGCCGCTGCCAAGCTGCCCCGAGCCGCCGTACCCCCAGCAATATGTCAGGCCCTGCTCGCTGACGCCGCAGGCGTGGCGGAATCCGGCGCTCACGCTGGTAAAGAGGAGGGCACCGCTGACTGGAACTGGCATGGCGCTGGATTCCAGGGCTCCGTTCCCCAGGCGGCCGTCTTCGCCTTCTCCCCAGCAAAACACCTGGCCCTGCGCAGATACGCCACAAACGTGGTGGTCGCTGCCCGCGCTCATGGCTGAGAACGTCAACCCGCCTGCAACGGGCAGTGGGCTGCCCGACATCTGCACGCCCGGAACGCCGAGCTGTCCGCGATCGTTGGAACCCCAGCAGTAGAGCACGGCTGAGAGGGTCAGCGCACACGCATTCTGGGACCCCACGCTCACGACCACAGCGGCCCAGGGGCTGGGCACGAAGGCGGGCACGCTGGTACTCTGCAAATCTCCCGTGCCAAGCTGCCCCACGCGATTATCGCCCCAGCAGTAGGCGCTCCCGCTTGTCGTTACACCGCAGGTATGGGTGTGCCCGGCAGCGATGGAGACGAAGCGGAGTCCCCCCACCACGAGAACGGGGTGAAGCGCGTCCTCGGTGGACCCGCTCCCCAACTGTCCATAGAGGTTGTTCCCCCAACAGTAGGCCGAGCCGTCGAGCGCGATGCCACAGGTGTGTCCGTGCCCCGCGCTGAGGGCTCGCCAACTCCAACTGGCCGAGACGGTTGCCGGCCGCCCGCGGGTTTCCCTGGACCCGGTCCCCAATTGACCGTCCGAACCGAGACCCCAGCAGTAAGCCGAGCCGTCGAGCGTGATTCCGCAAGTATGAGCAAAGCCCGCGCTGATCGATCTGAAGCGGAGTTCGCCCTCCACGGGTACGGGCCAGGCGGTTTGCGCCCCGGCCTTGCTCCCTAACTGGCCGGACCGGTTGGAACCCCAGCAGTAGGCGATGCCACCTTGCGCCACGGCGCAGGTGTGGAAATCGCCAGCCCCGACAGCAAGAAAACCCGCTGGCAGGTCCGGGACAGTCAGCTCTCCGCACGCGCCGCAGAGGGGGGCGAGGAGTGACAGAATCGGTGGGAGCTGAAACTTCCGCCTCTTCACGAGCTGCACGCCGCGGGCACCCGCGCTGCCGCCACCTGCTGAGAGGAGCTATTTGCGGGGTGCAATTTGCCCGAATCCGCCAAATCCCCAGCAGTAAGCTGTGCCGTCAGAGGCCACGCCGCAGGTGTGGGCCTGCCCCGCATCAAGCCCGCGCATGAGCGGTAGGCGGTCCACCCGGGCGGGAGTCGTAGAGAGCAGCGTCCCGCCTCTTCCCAGTTGGCCGAACCCGCCGAAGCCCCAGCAATGTGCCTGACCGCTTTCCGTCAGGGCGCACGTGTGCAACCCGCCCGCGCTGATCGCTCGCCAGGCAAGTCCACCGCCCACGCGCACCGGCGCCACTTCGTTCACCTGCTGACCATTACCGAGCTGCCCCTCGGTGCCACGACCCCAGCAATAAGCGTCGCCCTCTGCGGTAATGGCACAGGTGTGCGCGCTCCCCGCGTCCAGCGTGGTGAAGCGATGCCCACCAAGCACTGGGGCGGGGAGGTCGAACTCTCCCCTGATCCCGTTTCCGAGCTGGCCGTCATTGCCACGACCCCAGCAGTACGCCTCCCCCTCGGGGGTGAGCCCACAGGTGTGGTCCGCCCCGGCGCTCAGCATGATGAAACTCAGCCCTCCGTGCACCTCCACGGGTGCGCCCTGTGCAATGTAAGAACCATTGCCAATCTGCCCAAAGCCATTCTGCCCCCAACAGTAAGCCGCTCCTCCCGCTACGCCGCAGGTGTGCCGGCCGCCGGCCGTAATGGAAGCGAAGCCCAGGCCTCCCTGGACCTGGATCGGCGTCGTGTTACTCAGGGGCGGCCCATGGCCCAACTGCCCCTCCTCTCCCCGCCCCCAGCAATATCCTGTGCCATCCTGCGTCGTGCCACACGAGTGTCGGCCACCAGCGCTTACCTGGATCAGGGCGAGGTTCCCTGCCACGGCCTCCGGTGCAGAACTGCTGGTGCGATTTCCATCTCCAAGTTCGCCCTCATCGCCACGTCCCCAGCAGTAAACGCCCGTTGGCGCGGCAACGCCGCAGCTATGCCCCTGCCCGGCCGCCACGGCGGCGAGGTTCACGACCCCGTCAACGCGCTCCGGGCGTGTCGCCCAGCAGTAGGCCAGCGAGCTCGCGGAACCACATTCGGGGTTCTCCTGCCGACCCAGAGAAGCAAAGGTGACCCCGCCGGCGACTGGCACGGGCACCAGGCTCCCACTCCGATTGCCCGTGCCGAGCTGCCCCACCGCACCACTTCCCCAGCAACGGGCCGCTCCCTCCTCGGTTATGCCACAGGAATGCGTCAGTCCCGCTGACACGGTGGCGAACGCGAACTGGCCAGAAACCTGGCTGGGATTCCCCCGCAGCGTGGACGCGCCCTCGCCTAACTGGCCCTCCGCTCCCCTGCCCCAGCACAAGGCACGGGCATCCAGCGTGATCCCGCAAGTATGGAAGCCGCCGGCGCTTACGGCTACGAAGGAATGAGCACCGCTCACCAGCGCGGGCCGATTGCGACTGGTCAGCGTCCCGTCACCGAGCTGCGCCTGGCCGTTCCTCCCCCAGCAGTAGGCCTCGCCGCTCACCGCCAGCCCGCAGGTATGCTCGGAACCAGCAGTGAGATTGGTGAACCTGTGCCCTCCCACCACCGCCACAGGCACTTTGCTGTCCTGATAGCTGCCGTTCCCGAGTTCTCCCTGGGCACCACGGCCCCAACAGTAGGCGGCCAGGTCGTGCGCGATGCCGCAGGTGTGAAAGGCGCCGGCACTGAGCAGGGCAAACCTCTGTGCAGTCGAAACCGGCGTCGGCTCGCGCTGCG is drawn from Gemmatimonadota bacterium and contains these coding sequences:
- a CDS encoding Ig-like domain-containing protein, with translation MRAVRVVPAVALVVVGETRQLGVQLQDANGMQLPNRPVQWESSDTSVASVDSLGLVSGVMEGQVTLAATVDGVTGTAEVKVVSAPMAVGREHVCAVTVEATVHCWGRGSNGQLGNGGRSNAEVPVAVLAQEPMGAVTVGGAHSCGLTMSGDAFCWGLGTQGQLGAGGSASSAIPVLVSGGLRFTSLSAGGQHACAVAVGGSGYCWGANGFGQVGNASAIAQGVPVEISGGVRFTVVSAGDEHSCGIALDGAAFCWGRAVDGRLGYGGFQDRDVPIMVPGGRRFVTVSAGTMHTCAVTLDGAAFCWGRGTEGQLGNGQAVNQTLPVAVSGALKWRSISAGGLHSCGVTLAGETYCWGFGGFGQLGAGPSSRQAQPVRVADLPAVVSVLAGQAHTCAIAAEGVAYCWGFGVSGQLGNGDAAPAGVPSRVLGDVPYTSLGNGLERLRAGSEHSCGLTAAGAAYCWGDGSSGELGSGASTALAPSAVSGGLTFSAVSVGTQHTCGLTSMGHAYCWGEGSFGRLGAGSLASSNVPVAVSGGRSFAALAAGGVHTCALAGNGQAFCWGWNFHGQLGNGSAETQREPTPVSTAQRFALLSAGAFHTCGIAHDLAAYCWGRGAQGELGNGSYQDSKVPVAVVGGHRFTNLTAGSEHTCGLAVSGEAYCWGRNGQAQLGDGTLTSRNRPALVSGAHSFVAVSAGGFHTCGITLDARALCWGRGAEGQLGEGASTLRGNPSQVSGQFAFATVSAGLTHSCGITEEGAARCWGSGAVGQLGTGNRSGSLVPVPVAGGVTFASLGRQENPECGSASSLAYCWATRPERVDGVVNLAAVAAGQGHSCGVAAPTGVYCWGRGDEGELGDGNRTSSSAPEAVAGNLALIQVSAGGRHSCGTTQDGTGYCWGRGEEGQLGHGPPLSNTTPIQVQGGLGFASITAGGRHTCGVAGGAAYCWGQNGFGQIGNGSYIAQGAPVEVHGGLSFIMLSAGADHTCGLTPEGEAYCWGRGNDGQLGNGIRGEFDLPAPVLGGHRFTTLDAGSAHTCAITAEGDAYCWGRGTEGQLGNGQQVNEVAPVRVGGGLAWRAISAGGLHTCALTESGQAHCWGFGGFGQLGRGGTLLSTTPARVDRLPLMRGLDAGQAHTCGVASDGTAYCWGFGGFGQIAPRK